CAATTTCTTTAGAAGAGCCTCGCTTGTAAGCACCAATGTTAATTAAATCCTCAGCTTCCTCATACGTTGAGAGCAAGAAACGCACTCGATCTGCTGCTTGTCTATGTTGATCATCTACTAAATCAGCCATCACTCGGCTCACACTCTTCAACACATTTATAGCTGGAAACTGTCCTTTATTCGCTAGACGACGATCTAAGACTAAGTGACCATCTAATATCCCTCTCACCGCATCAGCAATGGGTTCATTCATATCATCACCATCAACTAACACCGTATAAAAGGCTGTGATACTTCCACGTACGTCTGTCCCTGAGCGTTCTAAGAGCTTAGGTAACATCGCAAAAACAGATGGTGTATACCCTTTAGTAGTAGGTGGCTCCCCAATCGCTAGACCTACTTCTCTTTGAGCCATAGCAAATCGTGTGACAGAGTCCATCATCAAGTTCACATCATATCCCTGATTCCGAAAGTATTCCGCAATAGCTGTTGCTGTCATCGCACCTTTAATTCTCATTAATGCCGGTTGATCAGAAGTTGCTACGACTAAGATAGTACGCTTCAGCCCTTCTTCCCCGAGATCACGTTCGATAAAGTCTTTCACTTCACGTCCACGCTCTCCAATCAATGCAATCACATTAAGATCGGCTGATGAATTTTTAGCAAGCATTGAAAGTAACGTACTTTTTCCGACACCACTACCAGCAAAAATACCAATCCGTTGACCTTTTCCTACTGTAAACAAGCTATCGATGGATCGGATACCAAGGCTCATCTTTTGCTCAATCCTTGGTCGGGCAAGTGGGTTTGGGGGCTGATTATCCGTTGGAAACGACGTTAATCCTTTAGGCAAGGATGACTGGTCTAATAATTCCCCGCACCCATCTACCACTTTGCCAATTAAACTCGTACCCACTTTAATTTCAAGAGGTTTGCCCGTTGCTTCTACTAAGCTGCCTGGTGCTATTTCAGTGATTCCGTTTAGTGGCATAAGTAGAACATATTCATTTCGAAACCCGACTACTTCTGCTCGTACTCGTTTTTGTTGATGTTTTCCAATTAGAATGTAGCAAAGGTCCCCAATCGAAGCGATCGGTCCTTTTGATTCAATCATTAACCCTACTACTCTTGATACTCTCCCATACCATTTATAAGGTGAGAGTGTAGAAACCGAGTTAATTAAAGACTTCGCTTTCATGATCAACCTCCTCGAGTTGAACGAGTAGCTGCTTTTTCAGCTCTTCTAATTGATGATCTACGGTAGCGTCGATTCGTCCGAATTTCGATTCAATAATACAGCCATTCTCAGAAAGTTGCGCATCGGCATATATGTAGAGCACTTCCGTGTGACTTAGCAGATGTTGTAGCTCTTCTTTTTGTTGACGGGTACGCTCGAACCAAGTAGGATGCACATATATTTTTACTTCTTCATGTTCCTGAACTTCCTTGATCACTTGTTTTACCAGTTGGCCCCAAAGAGGTGAGTCTGGCTCGAGATGCTCATTGATCATTCGCTTGGTCAGCTCGACAGCAAGTTCAACGATAACCGGCTCGGCATCTGCTAACACTTTGTTGTACTCGTCTTTTGCGCTCATTATAACCGTATTCGCTTCTTCAATTACCGCTGAGTACTCACTGAAACCATCTTCTCTTCCTTGCTGCAAGCCTTCTTTGTACCCTTGTTCTTTCATGTGCTCAAAGGCTACTTCTTGTTGTTCAGTGGCTTGTTGTTGGTCGCGCTCTAACTGCTCATACATTTTTTCAATATCTTTCTTAGCTTGTTCAATCATTTCCTCAGCTTCTTGTTTCACTTCTTTTAACTGTCTTGTCTTGGCTCTCTCAAACTCTAGATGGCCTCCCGATTGCACATCGCCATCTTCTTCACTTGAATCTATCAATAATTGAAATGCGTTTTCTTCAAATAAATTACGAATGGTGATCGTTTTCACTTCTTGGTCCGTCGCTGTTGATTGGCGTGATTTAATGAGTTTAGACAATCACATCATCTCCTCCGCCACGAGCAATAACGATCTCCCCTGACTCTTCAAGACGGCGAATAACCGAAACAATTCTTGTTTGGGCCTCTTCTACATCTCTCAATCTAACAGGACCCATAAATTCCATTTCATCTTTAAATGTCTCTGCCATCCGCTGTGACATATTATTAAAGACAATTTCCTTCACTTCATCGCTAGCTACTTTTAATGATAATTGAAGGTCTTCATTTTCTACATCTCGAATGACTCTTTGAATCGAACGATTATCGAGTGTGACAATATCTTCAAAGACAAACATTCTTTTCTTGATTTCCTCTGCAAGCTCAGGGTCTTGAATTTCAAGGGCATCTAATATCGTTCGTTCTGTTGAGCGGTCAACACTGTTTAACACATCTACCACTGATTCAATACCACCAGCATCTGTATAATCCTGAGTCATCGTAGACGAAAGTTTCTGCTCTAAAATTGATTCAACCTCATTAATGATTTCAGGAGAAGTGCTATCCATTAATGCGATTCTTCTAGCCACATCTGCTTGAACTTCTTGTGGAAGCTCTGAGAGGATTTGGCCTGCTTGAGTGGAATCCAAGTAGCTCAAGATTAAAGCAATCGTCTGCGGATGCTCATTTTGGATAAAATTTAAAATTTGAGATGGTTCTGACTTTCTAGCAAAATCAAATGGTCGTACTTGAAGAGTCGATGTTAAACGATTAATGATGTCCATAGCATTTGACTCTCCTAATGCTTTTTCAAGGATGCTTTTGGCATAACCAATTCCACCTTGAGCAATATAGTCTTGAGCTAAGACAAGCGAATGAAATTGTTCTAAAATCTCGTCTTTCATCTCACTATCGACTTTCCGAACATTTGCAATCTCTAACGTTAGCTGCTCGATCTCTTCCTCCGATAAATGTTTATACACTTGAGCGGAAACATCAGGCCCAAGTGAGATTAGGAGGATTGCCGCTTTTTGCTTACCTGATAACGATTTTTTAGTTGCTTGTGCCAACCGTCTTCCCTCCTAATCCTCAGATAACCACGTACGAAGTAGTTTCGAAAATTCTTCTGGCTTATCTTTAGCCATCTTTTCAAGTTGTTTTCTTTTCGTTGCTTGAACACCCGTATCTTCATTAGGAAGATCTGGAAGAAAATCAGTCTCTTCTTGAATAATTACCTGTTCTTCTTCAATTTCACGTTTGCGTTTTCGATTTAAAAGGAATAGCAACAATATAATTGTCACAATTAGTAGACCACCTACTACATACATCCAAACCGGGATCGCCATTTCATTTACAGCTTCTAATTCAACTTTCCCTGCAAACGGTCCAGAAACAATAGAAATGTTTTGATTAATCGCTTCTTCTGTGAGTTCATCAGCGTATACGCCTGATATGCTCGTTCTTACGATGGTTCCTAAAATTTGTTGAATATCATTTAAGCGTTCTTGCGGAAGAACATCCATACCATCTGGTGGCTCTACCATAACTTGAATACCTAAATCTCTTATTTTGTATGGACTCTCAACGATATCTCGATTAATTCGATTCACTTCGTTATTAATTCGATCTTCCGTCCGCTCATAATCCGTTTCTCCTTGCCCAAAAGCGCCTGGGAAGTTAGGAATACCATCTCCCGCACCCTCAACACCACCTGGAGGCGTACCTTCGCCAGTGTAAGTCTCTGTGATTCGTTCAATACTGACTGCAATACCTTCCATATTTTCTGGATCAACCGGTTCAACAAGCGACTCTTGTCGGTTCTCTTGGGTAAAATCAATATCTGTCGTAACAGATACTAACACTTTGTCTTGCCCGACTACCGTTCCTAACATTCTCTGTAGATTTTTTGTCAAATCTCTTTCGATTTCACGCTGAACAGCTCTCTGTTGCTCAAAAGCTGTTAACGTTGTTGCTGGATTCGAATCTTGCTCATAAAAATAATCCTCAAACATTTGGTTCATAATGACGATATTCTCTATAGGTAGATTCGGAACACTTTTTGATACTAAATGATAAAGTGCTTTTACTTGACTCTGCTCTAATTGATACCCAGGTGATAAATCAACAATGACAGATGCAGTCGCAGCTTCTTGTGTTGTATTTAGCCAAACACTTTCCTCCGGTAAAGTAATCATCACATTCGCATTATTCACACCATTAATATTACGGATAAGGTCTGCTAATTCGGTCTGCATTAACCCACGTTCCATAATCGTAAACTCATTATCTGTCATCCCAAAACCCATTTGATCTTGGAAAAAGCTATAATCGATGCTTCCACTTCTCGGAATGCCTTCTGCAGCCAAATCAACTTTTAGACTATCAACTAAAGCTTCTGGAACTAGTATTGTCGAGCCATTATCGGAGATTTCTGCTGGAATTCCTCTTGCATCTAACGTTTCTTTAATTTGCCCGGTTTCTTGCAAACTTAAGTTGCTGTATAGAGGGACGTTATTCGTTCGATTTCCTAATAAAACTAAAAGAATAAGTACGAGTATGACAGCACCTACAGATCCTATAAGAATTCCTCTTTGTTTTGTTGTGCGCTCGCCCCAATACTCTGTTACCTTCTGCTTGTATAGTACAAATTTCTCGTTCATGCGCCCTCCTACACCCTACATTACAAATTACTGACAAAATATTGTGATGGCTTTTTTTATTATACTTGCATTCTCATAATTTCCTGATAGGCTTCCATGACCTTATTCCTAACTTCCACTGTAGCTTGTAAGGCGATACTTGCTTTCTGTCCTGTTATCATGACATCATGCAAATTATCAATTTCTCCCGCTGCCAATTGTTCAGTTTTTATTGCTGAAATATTTTGTAATTCATTCACATTCTGTACCGCTTCACTTAGAGCCGCTTTAAAGGTGTTCTGTGCTTCATTTACCGTTTTCATTGGTTTTTGAATCGTTCCTACTTGGTTTTGAACCAAAAAGGGCGATGTATTTATGCGGTAATCCATCTAATTCGACCTCCTAACGACCGATTTCTAGTGCTTTCATTAACATATTCTTGTTGGCATTTAAGGTCGTCACATTGGCTTCATAAGCCCTTGTCGCCGTCATTAAATCCACCATCTCGCGTAACGGGTCTACGTTCGGTAATTCCACGTACCCTTCATCATTCGCATCGGGATGTTCAGGGTTATACACTAACTTAAATGGAGTTTGATCTTCAACAATCCCTGACACCTTTACACCGTTACCCACTTCGTTATTAGTCCCCATGGCTCGGTCTAAAAAGCTGGAGAAAGGATTTTTTCCATTCGGTTCAACAACAACCATTTTCCTGCGATAAGGGACCCACTCACCATCAACCATCTGCGCTCTAGTCGTGTCTGCATTGGCCATATTCGCTGAAACCACGTCCATACGTAGACGCTGCGTTGTTAGAGCAGAGGCATTAACATTCAAACCATGGAAAATTGACATCGTTATTAATTCCCCCCTCTAATTGTTGATTGTAAGCCTTGGAATCTACTATTTAACCGTTCGATTAACGCATTATAATAGATTTGGTTTTTAGCAAGCTCGGCCATTTCTAAATCAATGTCGACGTTATTTCCATTGTGGTTATAAGTTGTATTCCTGTTTATATCAACTATTGGTTCATTCGAGCTTTGACTAAAGTTGACATGTTTTTCATTTGTTTTATGCGCTTGTAATTGATTATTCATGGCACTGTTTAATGTATGCTTAAAACTGACTTTTTTTGCGCTGTAGTTTGGCGTCCCTGCGTTAGCTATATTCTGAGACATTGCATGTTGCCTCATCTGCGAACCATCTAACCCACGCTCAAGCGCTTGAAAAGTTGAACCAGAAAATAAATTCATTCTCGTCACACCTTTCGACATAATTCTTTTTCATTAGTGATAATTCTGTTTGTATAAACAAAATTATACACATTTTCACATAATAATCACTAAGAAAATTGTAATAAATATAAGTCTAAAAGTCTAATGAACATTCGATTAAAGTAGGAATCGATAATAAAGAACCATTAAATTTTGAGTCCTTTAGTCCGTGTATCCACTACACCTATCATACCATAGTATTATTTGTCGTATTTTCAACCTATGTTATTTACAGTCCGTTTACATATTCTTATGATTTTCCTCATATATAGACAGAATTCTACAAAAAAAAGACCACCGTGGTGGTCTTTTTCCCTCTAAGCATTGAAATACTTATTTTATTTTGTTTTAATCTTGTCCAATTCCATTAGGAACTTATCATTAAGAACTTTAATGTATGTCCCTTTCATACCTAGTGAACGAGATTCAATAACTCCTGCACTTTCTAATTTACGAAGAGCATTTACGATAACTGAACGAGTAATACCTACACGATCAGCAATTTTACTAGCAACTAATAAGCCTTCTTTTCCATCAAGCTCTTGGAAGATGTGTTCAACAGCTTCTAGTTCACTATAAGACAATGAACTAATTGCCATTTGCACGACCGCTTTGCTACGAGCTTCCCCTTCAATTTCTTGAGTCTTCTCATGCAAAATTTCCATCCCTACCACTGTCGCTCCATACTCAGCTAAGATTAAATCATCGTCATTAAATGAGTCGTTTAAGCGAGCTAAGATAAGTGTCCCTAGACGTTGTCCACCTCCAAGAATTGGTACAATTGTAGTTAAGCCATGCTGAAATAAATCTTTATTCTCAATAGGGAACGCTGTGTAATCACTATGAATATCAAGGTTTGGAGAGGTTTCTTCTACTTTAGATAGGCCTCCTGTATACTCTTCAGGGAACTGACGGTCTTCAAGCATTTTTTTCATTCTCTCATTTTCAATCTCTTGTTTAATCGAGAATCCAAGTAATTTCCCACGTCGACTAACGACAAAAACATTTGCACTGATGGCATCACGTAGTGTCTCGGCCATGTCCTTAAAATTAACTTGTTGCCCACCTGATTTTTGTAACATTTCATTAATTTGTCTTGTTCTTGATAATAAATTCATTTCAAATTCCTCCTAGGAAAACTACAAAATATACTGGCTCAAATCGCGATTTTTCGCGATAGATGCTAATTTTTCTTCGACATATTCTGGTGTAATGACGATCTCTTCAAGCGTAATATCGCATGCTTCATACGAAAGATCTTCTAATAATTTTTCAAGCACGGTATGAAGCCTTCTTGCTCCAATATTCTCTGTGTCTTGATTGACCTCCGTTGCAATTTTCGCAATCTTACGAACAGCCTCGTCAGTAAATGTAACTTTTATACCTTCCGTTTCTAAAAGAGCTGAATATTGTTTGAGTAATGCATTATCAGGCTCTACTAAAATTCGTACAAAATCATCGACCGTTAGGTTATTTAATTCCACACGAATTGGGAAGCGTCCTTGCAGTTCTGGGATTAAGTCAGATGGTTTGGCAATATGGAAGGCACCGGCTCCAATAAATAGCATATGATCTGTTTTAACAGCTCCATGCTTTGTTACAATAGTTGATCCTTCAACAATCGGTAAAATATCGCGTTGTACACCTTCTCTTGACACGTCCGCAGTTTGCTGTGACTTCCCGGCCACTTTATCAATTTCATCAATAAAGATAATTCCAAGCTGCTCAGCTCGTTCGACAGCAACTTGTGTTACTTCATCCATATCGATTAATTTTTGAGCCTCTTCTTCTGTTAAAATTTTTCTAGCATCAGAAATCGACATCGTACGCTTTTTTCGTTTTTTAGGCATCATACTTCCTAACATATCTTGCATGTTCATTCCCATTTGTTCCATCCCTGCACCTTGGAACATATCCATGAAACTTTGAGTTTGTTCTTCGACTTCTAAAGTAATCATTCGATCCTCTAATTCACCTAATGCAAGCTGATGAGCCGCCCTCCGTCTTTGATCTTTCAACGTGGCTTCTTCTACGTTTGTGTCATCTTCTTCGCCTTTTTGACCTGGTTGATTACCAAAGATCATTTCAAACGGGTTTTTGTACGACGATGATGGTTTTTTTTTCGAAGGGATTAAAAGCTCAACAATTCGTTCGTTCGCACGCTTTAATGCTTCTTCTTTTACCCCATCCATTTTTTCTTCTTTAATGATTCTTACACTTGTTTCAACCAGATCACGAACCATCGACTCTACATCACGACCAACGTATCCTACTTCTGTAAATTTCGTTGCCTCGACTTTAATAAATGGCGCTCCGACTAGTTTCGCTAATCGGCGAGCAATTTCTGTTTTACCTACACCCGTCGGTCCGATCATTAGGATGTTTTTAGGTGTGACTTCATCTCTTAATTTTTCATCAAGCAAACTTCGTCGGTAACGGTTTCGAAGAGCAATTGCAACAGACTTCTTAGCTCCTTCTTGACCGACAATGTATTGGTTAAGACGTTCGACAATTTCTTTAGGTGTAAGGTTTGAATTCATCGAAATCACTCTCCATCTATAGAAGTTCTTCCACAACCAAATTCAAATTTGTGTACACACAAATTTCTCCGGCTGTTTCGAGTGCTGCTGTAGCAATTTCCTTTGCAGATAAGTTCGGTGCGTGTTTTTTTAATGCTCGACCAGCTGATAACGCATAATTGCCACCTGAACCAATGGCTAGTATGCCATCATCTGGTTCAATCACTTCACCTGTACCTGAAACGAGCAAGACATGTTCTCGGTCCATAACGATGAGCATAGCTTCTAATCGTCTAAGTACCTTGTCACTTCGCCATTCTTTCGCCAGTTCAACTGAAGCTCTTTGTAAATTGCCATTATACTCTTCAAGACGTGATTCAAATTTCTCAAATAAAGTAAACGCATCTGCCACAGACCCGGCAAATCCAGCTAATACTTTGCCTTGATAGATTTTACGGACTTTTTTTGCTGTATGCTTCATCACTACAGCATTTCCAAATGTTACTTGCCCGTCACCAGCCATGGCACATTGTCCATTATGTTGCACGGCAAAAATCGTTGTTGCATGGAACGTCATATCGCCATTCATTTAGTATCCTCCTCATTATCCCCATCATTGTTCCCTAAGCTCTTGGGTGATGATTTTTATATACATCACGCAACCGATCTTTTGTCACATGCGTGTAGATTTGAGTCGTTGATAACTGTTCATGACCTAATAATTCTTGCACCACACGAAGGTCCGCGCCGTTGTTTAGCAAGTGTGTAGCAAATGAATGCCTAAGATCATGCGGGCGTACATGTTGATGCAAATTTGCTTGCTGGACTCGTTTTGAGACAATGGTTCGAATACTTCGATCGGACAGCGGACCGCCGCGATAATTCAGAAAAAGGTGTTTAGTCTCACCATTCCCCTTTTTTAATAAGTTTACTCTTGCATCGTTCAAGTATTCCGAAAGTGCATCTATTGCAAACGATCCTACGGGAATATATCGCTCTTTCCGTCCCTTTCCGGTCACAAATACTGTCCCTATATGAAAATCAATATCTGAAACGATTAATTGACTACATTCACTCACTCGCATACCAGTTGCATAAATTAGCTCAAGAATGGCTCGATCTCTAAAATCTAGAGGCCCTTCTCCACTAAATGCCTCAAATAATTGAAGCATTTCTTCTTCATATAAAAATGTTGGCAGTTTCATTGATTTTTTGGGTAAATGTGTTTGGGCAAAAACATTCTGATCTATATGTTTTTCACGAATTAAAAAATGAAAGAAACTACGCATCGCTGATATTTTCCGTGCTACTGAATTTCTTTTATATGACTGTTCGTGAAGAGCGGTTAAGTACGAGCGCACAAAAAGTTGCGTCACATCAGTAAATGAGTGACATGTATGCTCATCCATGAACTGACAAAAGTGTTCAATATCTCGTTCATAGTGATTAATTGTATGTAAAGAATAGTTTTTTTCGACTTGCAGATAACGAATAAAGGCTCGAATCCAACCTTCTTCAACTTTGATTAACACCTATATCACCTCACAGAGCTACTAAATTCTATCATGAATTAGTAGCTCTGACAATGACATTTACAATTTTTTCACAAAATTCTGAATTGAACCTAGAGCGCGTGAAGCTAGCTGTTCATAGCGTTCTTTTTTGTTACGAATACGATTTTCAAGTGGTGGTAATAGACCGAAGTTCGCATTCATTGGTTGGAAATTCTTCGGGTTAGCGGTTGTAATATAGTTTGCCATGCTCCCAAGAATCGTTTCTTCAGGTAGTGTTACAAGCTCTTTCTCTTCAATCAGTCTAACTGCGTTCAGTCCAGCAATTAACCCTGCTGCTGCTGATTCAACATAACCCTCAACACCCGTAATCTGTCCTGCAAAGAAGAGATCCTCACGATCTTTGTACTGATATGTCGGCTTCAACAGATTTGGAGAATTAATAAACGTATTACGATGCATCACACCATAACGCACAACTTCTGCATTCTCTAAACCAGGAATCAGCTTCAACACTTCTTTTTGCGGTCCCCATTTTAAATGAGTTTGGAAACCTACTAAGTTATATAATGTCCCAGATTGATTATCTTGACGGAGTTGAACAACCGCATATGGACGCTTCCCTGTTTCAGGATGCTCTAGACCTACTGGTTTTAGAGGTCCAAACAACATCGTTTTCTTTCCGCGCTTAGCCATGACCTCAATCGGCATGCATCCTTCAAAGAAAATTTCTTTTTCAAATTCTTTTAAAGGGACCGTTTCTGCTGAAATTAATGCTTCATAAAAACGATCAAACTCTTCTTCTGTCATAGGACAATTAAGATAGGCTGCTTCGCCTTTATCATAACGTGACTTTAAATACACTTTCTCACGATCGATAGAGTCGGTTTCAATGATAGGTGCAGCGGCATCATAGAAGTATAAATACTCTTGACCTGTTAACTCTTGAAGTTTTTTTGATAAATCTTCAGATGTTAATGGACCTGTCGCAATAATCGTAGGTCCTTCCGGAATATCCGAAATTTCTTCATTGAATACTGTCACATTTGGGTGATTTTTCACACGATCCGTTACAGCGGCAGCAAATTCATGGCGGTCCACAGCTAAAGCTCCACCAGCAGGAACGCTTGAGTCATCCGCTGATGCAATAATGACTGAGTCAAGATAACGCATTTCTTGTTTTAGTACACCTACAGCATTTGTTAAACCATTTGCACGAAGGGAGTTACTACACACTAATTCAGCAAATTTATCAGTATGATGAGCAGGTGTTTGCTTGACTGGTCTCATCTCATATAAGTGAACGTTAATCCCACGTTTTGCAATTTGCCAAGCTGCTTCACTACCCGCAAGGCCTGCGCCAATTACGTTTACATGTTGCTGTTTCATATCAATCGCCTCCACTCTTATTCATTCAAAAAGGTCTGAACCGATACTATCGCAAGAACAAGAATAGACACATCTCGTTTCGCTCCTGCAAATAGTAGTTCAGACCCTTGGTTTTTTCTACTTCAATTGTTATCCATTCTTTACTTCATGTCGTGAAATAAAACGTATAGCAATTGCTTCAATGAACCATGTAAGGTAATGATCATTCGTGATCATCAAGTATTTGCTTAAATCCTAGTACATCATAATACTTTTTTCGTCAAGATTCAACATTAACTTTACTAATTGGATTCTTCTTTATAATCACAAGACGAACATTGAACGTTTACGCCTTTTTTCGTCTTCTTTTCTACCATCATCTTTTGACACTTAGGACATTCTCGTGAAATTGGTTTATCCCAAGAAATGAATTCACATTCAGGGTAACGATCACACCCGTAGAACGTACGACGTTTTTTACTTTTACGTTCAACGATATTTCCTTCTTTACAAGTTGGGCATTTTACACCAATGTCTTTTACGATTGCTTTTGTATTTCGACATTCCGGGAAATTTGAGCATGCCATAAACTTACCATAGCGCCCCATTTTGTAAACCATCTCATGTCCGCACTTCTCGCAATCTTCTCCTGCAGGTTCGTCTTTGATTTCAACTTCCTTCATTTCCTCTTCAGCCACTTTTAAGCGTTTGTCGAATCCTTGATAGAATTGGTCAATAATTTTTACCCATTCGTTATCACCTTCTTCGACAGAGTCTAAGTCGGTTTCCATCTTCGCCGTAAATTCCACATCAAGAATTTCTGGGAAGAACTCAACGATTAACTCTAATACAATTTCTCCTAGCTCCGTTGGAATAAATCGTTTTTCTTCTAGAGCGACATAACCACGTTTTTGAATGGTATCAAGCGTTGGAGCATAAGTAGAAGGTCTTCCTATACCAAGCTCCTCCATCGTTTTTACGAGTCGCGCCTCAGTGTATCTCGGTGGTGGCTGAGTGAAATGTTGATTTGGATCAATGGATTCTTTTTTTACGGTTTGACCTTCTTCAAGATCTGGTAAGAGACGATCTTCTTCCTTTTTTCCATCATCATTTCCTTCGATGTATACCTTCATAAATCCTGGGAATTTAACTTTCGAACCTGTTGCTCTAAATAGCACACCTTCATTCGTTAAGTCTACAGACATTGTATCCATAATAGCCGGGGCCATTTCACTTGCTACTAGTCGTTCCCAAATTAATCGGTACAATCGAAGCTGATCACGAGATAAATACGTTTTTAAGCTTTTTGGATCCTGTACTACAACCGTTGGACGTATCGCTTCATGCGCATCTTGTGATTTTTTATCTTTCTTCACGGTGCGTTGGCCACTTCGTGTGTATTCTTTTCCATAATTATCTTCAATGTATTGCTTTGTTTCGTTTTGAGCCGTTTCAGAAATTCTAGTCGAATCTGTACGCATATACGTAATTAGTCCAACGGTTCCTTCTTTTCCGAGGTCAATCCCCTCGTATAATTGCTGGGCAATCATCATTGTCTTTTTTGCTCTAAAGTTTAACTTACGAGCTGCCTCTTGCTGTAAAGAAGACGTGGTAAATGGTGAAACTGGATTACGTTTACGTTCCTTTTTCTTCACTGACGTCACATCAAATGAATCACCTTGAAGCTTTTTTAAAATGGCTTGTACGTCTTCTTCTGATTTCAACTCCTGCTTTTTACCATCAACTCCGTAGAATTTGGCATCAAACTGCTCATCATTTAATGAAAATGACCCTGGAATGGTCCAATATTCTTCTGGTATAAACTTCTTAATTTCTTTTTCACGCTCAATAATCATTTTGACAGCTACGGATTGTACGCGTCCGGCACTTAAACCTTTTTTCACTTTTTTCCATAGCAACGGACTAATGTTGTAACCAACAAGTCGATCGAGAATTCTTCTTGCTTGTTGGGCATCTACTAGGTCCATATTTATTTTTCTTGGAGTTTTAAATGCATCTTTAATGGCTTGTTTTGTAATTTCATTAAATACAACTCGACAATCTGAATCCTGATCCATGTTGAGGCTATGCGCTAAATGCCATGCAATCGCTTCCCCTTCACGATCCGGGTCAGCCGCTAAGTAAATTCGTTTTACTTTTTTTGCAGCAGTCTTTAATTCTTTCAACACAGGACCTTTCCCGCGAATCGTAATATACTTTGGTTGAAAATTTTCTTCAACGTCTACTCCCATTTGACTTTTTGGTAAGTCTCTGACATGTCCCATTGAAGCCTTTACAATGTATTTTTTGCCTAAATATTTACCAATGGTCTTTGCTTTGGCGGGAGATT
Above is a genomic segment from Bacillus sp. FJAT-45037 containing:
- the fliI gene encoding flagellar protein export ATPase FliI, with product MKAKSLINSVSTLSPYKWYGRVSRVVGLMIESKGPIASIGDLCYILIGKHQQKRVRAEVVGFRNEYVLLMPLNGITEIAPGSLVEATGKPLEIKVGTSLIGKVVDGCGELLDQSSLPKGLTSFPTDNQPPNPLARPRIEQKMSLGIRSIDSLFTVGKGQRIGIFAGSGVGKSTLLSMLAKNSSADLNVIALIGERGREVKDFIERDLGEEGLKRTILVVATSDQPALMRIKGAMTATAIAEYFRNQGYDVNLMMDSVTRFAMAQREVGLAIGEPPTTKGYTPSVFAMLPKLLERSGTDVRGSITAFYTVLVDGDDMNEPIADAVRGILDGHLVLDRRLANKGQFPAINVLKSVSRVMADLVDDQHRQAADRVRFLLSTYEEAEDLINIGAYKRGSSKEIDEAIQAHPAIIQFLSQGTDEKMTINESTTLLKNQFG
- the fliH gene encoding flagellar assembly protein FliH; its protein translation is MSKLIKSRQSTATDQEVKTITIRNLFEENAFQLLIDSSEEDGDVQSGGHLEFERAKTRQLKEVKQEAEEMIEQAKKDIEKMYEQLERDQQQATEQQEVAFEHMKEQGYKEGLQQGREDGFSEYSAVIEEANTVIMSAKDEYNKVLADAEPVIVELAVELTKRMINEHLEPDSPLWGQLVKQVIKEVQEHEEVKIYVHPTWFERTRQQKEELQHLLSHTEVLYIYADAQLSENGCIIESKFGRIDATVDHQLEELKKQLLVQLEEVDHESEVFN
- the fliG gene encoding flagellar motor switch protein FliG, coding for MAQATKKSLSGKQKAAILLISLGPDVSAQVYKHLSEEEIEQLTLEIANVRKVDSEMKDEILEQFHSLVLAQDYIAQGGIGYAKSILEKALGESNAMDIINRLTSTLQVRPFDFARKSEPSQILNFIQNEHPQTIALILSYLDSTQAGQILSELPQEVQADVARRIALMDSTSPEIINEVESILEQKLSSTMTQDYTDAGGIESVVDVLNSVDRSTERTILDALEIQDPELAEEIKKRMFVFEDIVTLDNRSIQRVIRDVENEDLQLSLKVASDEVKEIVFNNMSQRMAETFKDEMEFMGPVRLRDVEEAQTRIVSVIRRLEESGEIVIARGGGDDVIV
- the fliF gene encoding flagellar basal-body MS-ring/collar protein FliF; translation: MNEKFVLYKQKVTEYWGERTTKQRGILIGSVGAVILVLILLVLLGNRTNNVPLYSNLSLQETGQIKETLDARGIPAEISDNGSTILVPEALVDSLKVDLAAEGIPRSGSIDYSFFQDQMGFGMTDNEFTIMERGLMQTELADLIRNINGVNNANVMITLPEESVWLNTTQEAATASVIVDLSPGYQLEQSQVKALYHLVSKSVPNLPIENIVIMNQMFEDYFYEQDSNPATTLTAFEQQRAVQREIERDLTKNLQRMLGTVVGQDKVLVSVTTDIDFTQENRQESLVEPVDPENMEGIAVSIERITETYTGEGTPPGGVEGAGDGIPNFPGAFGQGETDYERTEDRINNEVNRINRDIVESPYKIRDLGIQVMVEPPDGMDVLPQERLNDIQQILGTIVRTSISGVYADELTEEAINQNISIVSGPFAGKVELEAVNEMAIPVWMYVVGGLLIVTIILLLFLLNRKRKREIEEEQVIIQEETDFLPDLPNEDTGVQATKRKQLEKMAKDKPEEFSKLLRTWLSED
- the fliE gene encoding flagellar hook-basal body complex protein FliE, translated to MDYRINTSPFLVQNQVGTIQKPMKTVNEAQNTFKAALSEAVQNVNELQNISAIKTEQLAAGEIDNLHDVMITGQKASIALQATVEVRNKVMEAYQEIMRMQV
- the flgC gene encoding flagellar basal body rod protein FlgC gives rise to the protein MSIFHGLNVNASALTTQRLRMDVVSANMANADTTRAQMVDGEWVPYRRKMVVVEPNGKNPFSSFLDRAMGTNNEVGNGVKVSGIVEDQTPFKLVYNPEHPDANDEGYVELPNVDPLREMVDLMTATRAYEANVTTLNANKNMLMKALEIGR
- the flgB gene encoding flagellar basal body rod protein FlgB, whose amino-acid sequence is MNLFSGSTFQALERGLDGSQMRQHAMSQNIANAGTPNYSAKKVSFKHTLNSAMNNQLQAHKTNEKHVNFSQSSNEPIVDINRNTTYNHNGNNVDIDLEMAELAKNQIYYNALIERLNSRFQGLQSTIRGGN